The DNA sequence CGGGGGCGCGCTGTTCGCACGCACCGCGAGTGCGCAGACCGACCTTGCCAACCGACCCGGCACCGCCGCCTCCGCACCGACCGGAGTCGACGACTTCACCTTCGCGAGCTTCGACGGCGACTACCGGCTCGGCCGCGACAAGGACGGGCACTCGACGCTCACCACCGTCGAGACGCTGGTGGCCCGTTTCCCGCAGGTCGACCAGAACCACGGCATCCGGCGCCGACTCGTGGAGGACTACGACGGTCACCCGACAGGCCTCCAGGTCGTCTCCGTGACCGACGAAAAGGGCAGCCCACGCCCATACACCAGCGACTCGAAAGACGGGATCCTGTCGCTGACGATAGCCGCGAACGACTACGTTCACGGTGACCAGACTTACGTCATCACGTACCGGCAGACGAACGTCACGCGCTACTTCCCGGATGTCGGCAATGACGAGTTCTACTGGGACACCAACGGCACCGGCTGGGCGCAGTCGTTCGACCGCGTCACGGCGACCGTGCACCTCGGGCGCGGCTTGGCGGATTCCCTCCGGGGCAGCCCGTCCGCGTATCGCGGGGTTCAGGGCTCGAAGCAGGCCGCGACCGTGGAGCGCACGGACGACGGGTTCCGCTTCAGCGCCGACAGACTCGGGCCGGGCGAGAACCTCACGTTCGCCATCGGCTTCGCACCTGGCACCTTCACCGCACGAGCCGACGGGGTGTTCAATACGGGTTGGGGCTACGCGGCTGCCGCGGGCCTCCTCCTCAGCGTTCTGGGGCTGGGCGGCGCGATCTTCGTGCGTGTGCGCCTGCTGCGCGATACGCCGGGGCGCGGCACGATCATCCCCGAGTACGTCCCACCGGTGGAGGGGCTCCTGCTCTCAGCGGACGTGACCGGACGCACCAAGAAGGCGGTCGCCGCGGAAACACTCGACCTCGCGGTGTCGGGACGGGTGCGCGTGCTGGAGACGACGGGATTCTTCAAGCGTCCCTCCTATTCGCTCGAACTCGTCTCGACGGAGGCGAGCGGTCGCCAGGCGCTGCGCGATCCGCACCCGACGGCTGATGAGCTGCAATTCCTCCGGGCGCTCTTCGGCGACTCGGTCCTCCCGGGCATGACCCTCGAGCTCGGCTCATCTCACTCGCGAGTCGCCCGCGCGATCTCGGCCCTGCTGAAGCGCGTGCACAAAGACGCCACCCGCCTCGGCTACCGCGCGCCCAGGCCGCGCGGGGCGGTCCGGGCGACGATGTTCACCGCGGTGGGCGGGACCGTGCTCGCCGTCGTCGGCTCGGTGCTCTGCATCAGCGGCGTTTACGGCGGGGTGGTCCCGTTGGTCATCCTCATCTGCTCGATCCTCGCCTTCGTCGGCGTCGTCATCCTCCTGTCGCACTCGCCGCTGACGAGCAAGGGCACGCTGCTCCGCGAATACGTGGAGGGACTCCGCATGTACATAGAGCTCGCCGAGGCCGACCGCATCCGCTACCTGCAGTCGCCGCAAGGTGCGGAGCGTGTACCCGTGGCCGTGGACGACCCGCGCGAGATGCTGAAACTGACCGAGCGCCTCCTGCCCTGGGCCGTGCTGTTCGGCGAGGAGAAGAAGTGGCTCGCCGAACTCGGGCGGTTCTACGAACAGACAGGGCAGACGCCGAGCTGGTACTCGGGCCAGACCGCCTTCAACGCCGCTGTACTGTCGCAGGTGGTCAGCGGCATCGCCTCCAGCACGGCCATCGCGAGCAGCTCCTCATCCGGCGGCACCGGAGGCGGCGGGTTCTCGGGCGGCGGAGGCGGAGGCGGCGGAGGCGGGGGCGTCTAACCGCGTTCGCCCGCGGTGAACTCTCGAATTTGTATCTAGACCGCTGCGGGCGGTGCGAGCGATCCTATGGTCGCAGGCAGGTGACGCGGAGGTGTCGATGTCGGGTTCGAAGCGCAGTGCGGTGAACACCACAACACGACTGGGAGCCTGGATGGACAGGCGACCGCCGTGGGTACGGATCGTGATCGGTGCTCTCGCGATCGCCCTCGGGGCTGCGGTCCTGTTCCGCCCGACCACGTCGCTCGGGCTCCTCTCCATCCTCATCGGCGCCGGGTTCGTGCTGACAGGCGTGCTGGAGCTGGCCCGGGTCACGCGCGAGGACGGACCGACGCGGTTCCTCCGTCCGGCGGTCGCCGTGCTGTGGGTGATCGCCGGAATCCTCGTGCTCGTCTATCCGGAAGTGACGGTCCGGTTGATCGCCGTCGCGGTCGGGGTCGGGCTCATCGTCAACGGCGTCATCGATGTCATCGCGGTCTTCGAGAAGGGCCGCAAAGCGGACGAGCGCGCCGAACTGGCGCTTCTCGGCGTCGCGGGCATCATCTTCGGAGTCCTGGCGCTCGCTTGGCCAGACATCACCCTCCTGATCGTGGCGGTCGTCTTCGGCGCGCGTCTCATCCTCGGCGGCGCCGCGGAGATCCTGCGCGCCATCCGACGGCGACCGTCCGCGGCGAAGGCCGGAGGCGACCGTCGCGGAGGCTGGTTCCGGGTCATCGGAGCCGCGCTCGTGCTCGTGCTCGCGGTTCTCGCGGGCGCTGTCAGCGTGGCTCTGCACAAAGCGAGCCCGGTGGTGGACGACTTCTACGCCGCGCCCCGCGATGTGCCCTCCGAGCCCGGACAGCTCATCCGCTCCGAGCCGTTCACGAGGGAGGTGCCCTCCGACGCGACCGCGTGGCGCATCCTTTACACGACCCGGAACGGCGACGGGTCCCCCGACATCGCGAGCGGGCTCGTCGTGGTCCCCAAGTCGGGCAGCGGCGACTGGCCGGTGATCGACTGGGATCACGGCACCACCGGCTACGCGCAGCAGTGCGCCCCGTCGCTCGCCGGTCAGCCCTGGGAGTCGGGCGCGCTGTTCCTGCTGCCGCAGATCATCGGCCACGGCTGGGCGCTTGTCGCGACCGACTACATCGGGCTGGGCACGCCGTCGCCGCACCCGTACCTCGTGGGCCTGCCCACCGCCCACGCGTCTCTGGACGCCGTTCGCGCCGCTCGGCAGCTCACCGATGCGCACCTCGGTCAGAAGACCGTCGTCTGGGGCCACTCCCAGGGCGGAGGAGCGGCCCTCTGGACGGGCGCCGTCGCGGACAGCTACGCCCCGGACGTCCATCTCGCGGGCGTCGCCGCTCTCGCCCCGGCCTCCAACCTACCCGCGCTGATGCGTCATCTTCCCGACGTCACAGGAGGCAGCATCTTCGCCTCCTACGTCATCGGCGGCTACGCGTCGTCCTACCCCGACATCAGCGTCGCCCGCTACGTCAGGCCGGGCGTGCAGACGACGCTCGACCGGATGAAGGATCGGTGCCTCGCCGAGCCCGGCGCGCTCGTGTCCGTGCTCACCGCGCTCGGGCTTTCCAAGGACCCTGAGATCCTGTCGACGGATCCAACGACAGGGTCCTTCGGCAAGCATCTGGAGGCGAGAACGTGCCCCCGGCGACGATCACCGCTCCGCTCCTCCTCGGCCAGGGCGCCGCGGACAGGCTCGTGGTGCGGTCGGCCCAGGACGAATTCGTGAAGGAGGCGTGCGCGGCGGGAGAGAGCGTCGACTACCGGGTCTATGCGGGCCGCGACCATGTACCGCTCGTGGAGACCGACTCTCCGCTGATCCCCCAGCTGCTCGCCTGGACGACCGCGCGGTTCGCCGGGGATCCGGCGCCCACCGGGTGCCAGGAGCACACGTACTGATCCGTGGCCGACAGGCGCTTGTGCCGCCCGACGTCCGGGGGGCCGGTTCTCATCCGCCTCCGCGGAACGCCACGATGCCCCGGTCGGTCCCCACGAGCAGCAGCCCCAGCACCGTGCTCGGGCTCGTGAAGTTCGGGACTGCCTCCCCGATCTGCTGTCGCTGGAGCAGTGTGCCGGTGGAGGCGTCGAATTGGCTGATCGTGCCGGCCGGGTACTGCACGGCCCACACCGTTCCTCCGACGACGATCGGCGCGCCGTTCGCGCCCGGCAGCCGGGGGCCGAGCCGGGCCGCAGCGAGGTCGACCAGTTGGATGCCTCCGCCGCGGCAGGGCACGAACAGGTGGCCGGTTGCTGGGTCGTAGGCCGCGCCTCCATCGGGATCGCTGCCGCAGAGACCGCCGACCGTCCCGACCACCGACAGGTCGGACTGCCGGAGGACGAAGCCGACGTCCGTCTTGCCGGCGATGAAGAGCTGACCGCCGGGCAGCAGCACGGGGTTCCCGGTGCCGAGGTCGTCGTCGCCGCCCGCGGTGCGGTCCTTGAAGGAGGCAAGCGGCTTCAGGTCGGGCGACAGCTTGACCACGCTCTCCGCGTTCTGGATGGGGTCGGGGCCGCCGGCCGCGGGGTCGGGGTTCGAATTGCCGGTGGAGACGTAGAGGTCGCCGGCGGTGTCGATCGCCGGGGCGCCGCCTCCCTGCCAGATGGCGCCCCCCTGGCCGTCCGGCGCCGCCTCGAAGGAGACGAGGTCCGGCGCGCCCGTCTCGTTCACCCCGACGACCCAGCCGTGATAGCTGCCGCAGTCGCCGTAGTTGCCGCCATAAGAGATGTAGACGCGGCCGTTCGCGACGGCGAGGGAGGCGCGCTGCAGCAGGTGGACCGGGTCCTCGCCGGGAGGCAGTGGAGGGTCGACCGGCTCCGAGAGGACGACCTGCCCGGTAACGATGCTGAATCCCTGCAGCTGGTGGTGGACCGCGCCTCCACCGCTGGCCACCTCACCGACGACGAAGACGGTGCCGGTGGACGTGTCGATGGCGGGTGTGCTCGTGATGCCGAGGGGGTCGATGTTTCCGCAGCCGGCCACCGAACCGACGTCGGTCAGCGGGTCTCCGAGGGAGGCTGACCACACCACGTTCCCGGTGGCCGGGTCGAGGGCCACGACCCTGTTCGTCTCGGTGGCTGCGATGACGCGGCCGTCGGCGACGACCGGCTGGCCGTAGACCGCGCCTCCGAGATCGGCGGACCACGCCTGGGTGAGCGAGGCGAGGGAGGCGCCGGGTCCGACCGCCCCCGTACGGGCCTGGTCTGCGTGGTACGAACTCCACGCGGTGATGCCGGGGATGGGCACGCCGACGGGGCCGGCGGGGCCCGTAGGGGTCGGGCGGGAGGTGGGCGTCGGGATGGCCGAGGCGCGGGAGGTGCTGGGGGCTGGAGGCGCCGACGTCGCGCACCCTGCGAGCAGCAGCGCGGCGGCGAGCGCCCCAGCGCCGAGGCGGGGGCGCCATCGGCCAGCGGGTTCGCGCGGCGCGCGGTGCATGGCGCCAGCGTATGCCTGGGAGGCGCGCGGGCCCAGACGGTGCCGACGGCCCTGTCCGGCTCAGGCCACTGCGTCGATGCGCCCCGGCGCGCCGTGCCCCGGGCACACCAGCCGCGGCGACCGCGACGCGATGAGGTCGGCCGTCGCCAGCGCCTGCGTCTTGTCGCTCGTGAGCAGGCCCGGCATCTGCACCAGTCGTCCCTTCGAGACGCGGACCGAGTCGCCGGCGAACACGACGCCCCGCGCCTCCACGATCACGTGCCCGGGCGTGTGACCCGGGCCCGACAGCACGAGGACGCCCGGCACGATCTCCGTCTCGCCCTCGTCGGGCAGTTCGTGCAGGTCGTCGGGAAGCTCGCTGGCCTTCGACACGCGCGCGAGGAACCGGCGGAACCGGGTGGGAGGCGCGTCCTCTCCGCGCAGGATGCGCGCATCCCGACGGCCCATCCACACCCGGGCCCCCGTCTCACGCTGCAGCACGGCGACCGAGCCGGCGTGGTCGGGGTCGTAGTGGGTGAGCACGATGTCGGTCACGCGCGAGATACCGCGCTCGGACCGGAGCTCGGCGACCAGGTTGGAGGCGCCTCCCGAGGTGCCGGTGTCGATGACGACCGATGCGTCTCCGGTGTCGACGAGGTACGCGTTGGCGCCGGTGGCCCGCTGCAGGCGGTAGACGCCCTCGGTGAGAAGCTGCATGCGCCCAGCTTGGCACGCGCGGTCGGCAGCGGACGAGCGGGTTCCGGAGCCCCTACGGCGCCGCCACGAAACTCGCCAGCGCCCTCTCCGGGTCCACGAAGTAGGTCGAGAGCATCATGCCCGTCTCGGGTCCAAGGTCGAGCGCGTTGTGCGGCGTGCCCGGCGGCATGAGGAAGTGGTCGCCCGCGTTCAGGAGGAGCGGCTCCCGGCCGGCGATCTTCATCTCGACGTGACCGGCCAGAATGTAACCGACCTCCTCGCCCGGGTGCGTGTGCCAGCCGGACTCGACGCCCGCGGGGATCTCGGTGAGCACCTGGACGATGTCGCGGCCCGGCACCGAGGAGTGCTCGTGCTGCAGCTCGGTGCGTTTGAGCCTCCCGGCCAGCGCATCCTGGGGTGGACCCTGCGGGGCCGCCGAAGCGTCGCCGGTGGTCACGCGCCCACCGCCTTCAGCGCCTTCATGATGACGTCGGCCACGGGTTGCGGCTGCGAGATCATGATCACGTGCGAGCCCTCGAGTTCGAGGAGCTCAGCTCCCGCCCGCTGGGCCATCGACAGCAGCACATCCGAGCCGGCGGCCTTGTCGCCGCGAGCGACGACCGCCCAGGACGGCAGGTCCTTCCAGGCGGCCGCGGCCGACTTCTCGTCGAAGGCGGCTGCGGCCACCGGCCGCTGAGTGGCGGCGAGGACGTTCGCCTGGTCTTCGGGCAGGTCACCTGCGAACACCCTGTAGAACTGGGCGGTGTCGACGAAGAGCTCGACGGCCGTGGCGCCTCCGTCACCGCTCGGATACTGACGCTGGACGAGCGCTGGGGCCAGCGCACTGTCGCGGGAGGTCCCCTCCACCTCGCCGAGCGCCTCCCCGACCTCCGGCGCGAAGCCCGAGACGAAGACGAGGCCCTTCACGTTCGGATTGCCGGCGGCGGCATTGCTGATGAGGGCGCCTCCGTACGAGTGGCCGACGGGGAGGATGGGGCCCTCGATCTGGGCGAAGACGGAGGCGATGTAGGCCGAGTCGGACGCCAGACCGCGGAGCGGGACGGCGGGGCCGATGACCGGAACACCGGCCTTGAGCAGGATGTCGGCGACGCCGGCCCAGCTGCCGGCGTCGGCGAAAGCGCCGTGCACGAGGACGACGGTGGGGACGGGAGACGGCGAGTCTGTCATGGTGGTTCCCCTGGGAAGGCGCGCACTCAGGGCGCGCAACACTCGATGAAGAGGAGCAGGTCGCCGGCGACGGCGTGCTCGGGTGCCCGCGGCTCGATGAGGCGCACGTGGGTGATTTCTGGGGGCCCGACGCGGATAGCGTAGCGCTGCCGGTCAGCGGTTGCCTAGCCTGTCGAGGTAAATGGGTCACTCCGCGATCGCGCGCAGCGCCGCCTCCATTGCCGACGCCACCACGCGCGCCGGCGGCAGGTGCTCGGCGTCCGTCTGGATGCTGACCGCCAGCGTCTCGCCGTAGGAGACGCACAGCGCGCCCACGCGGACGTTGGCGGAGAGCAGCGACAGCGGCCAGGCGTGCACAAGCTCAGCACCGCCGAATCTCAGCGCTCTGCGCGGACCCGGGACGTCGGAGGCGATGGCGCCGACCGCGCGCTGCGTGCGGGCGAACCGCATGAGGAGGGACGCCATCCGCGGCCCAGAGGTCCACTCGAAGGTGCCGGCCGCTCGGGCCCGCTCCTTCTCAGATCGAGTGGTGCGTGCGACCTGGGCGAGCGCCTCCATCACGTCCGCCTCGGCGACAGGGACCGGTGCGAGCATGACGCCGGTCGCGTTGCCCTGTCCCTCCTCCCGCGGCAGGCGGACCGGGCACGAGATCGGAACCGTCTCGGGCAGCGATTCGCCCGCGTCGGCGAGGAGTGCTCGGATGCCTTGACCGAACGCCGTGAGAAAGGCGTCATTGACGGTCGCACCGCGGGAGGCTGCCCCTGCGTGGAGGCGGCCGAGCGGCACCTCGAACAGGGCGATGTCGCGGGACGCCCCGAGCGGTCCGAGCAGGACGCGTGAGCGGACGGAACGGCGGAAGATGGCGGCGGTTTCGGCGACGATCGTGCGGACGTTTCGATGTGGGCGAGACGGCTGGGGCGCCGCGGTACGATCGATGGCGGCGCCGAGCCGCGAGACGTCATTGGCTGTTTCGCGTGATCCAGCGCCTCCGTCGGACAGCGCCTCCATCAGGTCGACCACGAGCAGCCCGTCCGCGACGGCGTGATGCACCCGGAACAGCAGACCGCAGTTCGGCCCCTGCGCGGCGGGCACCAGGAGCAGCTCCCAGAGGGGCCTCTCCCGGTCTAGCGGCCACATCACCGCGGCGGCGCAGGCCGCCTCGAGTCTCGACGCGCCCGCCGATCCGCGGCGGGCCGGGCGATCGAACACGCGGACGTGGCGGGCCAGCTCCGGTGAGGCCGCGACCCACCTCCACTCTCGGTCGCGCTGCACCGGACGGCGGCACAACGCCTCCAGCTCGCTCACGCGCCCCGCGAGCGCCGCTCGCAACCGGTCGGCATCAGGAACGCCCTCGCGGTCGACGAAGCCGCCGGGCGCGAGGAGGCCGACCACGGTGACCACATTGGGCTGTCCGCGTTCCAGGGTGAAATTCGCTGCATCGACCGCGGCGACGGCCGTGGCCGACGGTGCTCGTCGGGCCATGGCGCCACGGTAGTGCGCGCGAGCGCGCCGCGGGAACGCGTGCATTGCGTCGTGGTTCGGGCGTGGGGCGGGACGGGTGCGCGGCCTTCGAGGTGCTCGCAGATGCTGTCGTCCCCGGCGTGTCGACAGCAACTACGAGCACCTCGACGGGCGAAACGGCCGCCCCGTCAATCGGCCACGAGCTCCGCCTGTGACCGCGCGCTGCGGCAGCGGTGCTCCAGGAGGCTGGCGGCCTCCGGGTCCGCGAAGACAGTCACATCCTGATGCTCGCGCAGCACAGAAGCGGGGAGACGCGGGGTCAGCGGGCCGAACAACGCCCGCTCCAACGCCCGGGCCTTCCGCAGGCCGAAAGCGAGCACCACGATGCTCTTCGCGCGCATGATCGTGGCGATGCCCTGCGTCACCGCCTCGGTGGGAACCGCCGTGGCGGACGGGAAGAAGCGGGCGTTGTCAAGACGCGTCTGCTCGTCCAGCTCGACGCGGCGCGTGACCGACGCGAAGCTCGACCCGGGCTCGTTGAAGCCGATGTGCCCGTTGGCTCCGAGACCGAGCAGCTGAAGGTCGACTCCCCCGGCCTCGGCGATAGCGCGATCGTAGGCGGAAGCGTCGCCGCGCTCGTCGAGGAGCGGCACGTGCAGGTTCTCGGGAGGCATGCCGAGCGGGCCGGCGACCTGCGCCTCCAGCGTCGCCCAGTAGCTCTGCGGGCTCGACCGGTCGATGCCCACGTACTCGTCGAGCGCGAAGCCGGTCGCGCAGCGGGCGCCGGCCCGGAGGTCGGCGTCACGGCGCACGAGTTCCGCGAGGTGCCGGTAGGTCGCCTCCACACTGGACCCCGTTGCCAACCCGAGAACCGGGCGCGGTCGGCGGAGAACCTCTGCGAGGAGATCGGCCGTGGCCGAAGCTGCGTCTTCCGGGTCCGTCACGACGAGCCGCGGCCCGGGGAGGGAGTCCATCACGTCAATCACCGATCCGTTCGCCGGGCAGAAGGAGGCTCGCCCGCGAGAGAGCGAACGAGAGCACGCCGCACACAGCCAGGAGACCGGCGCAGGCGAAGAGGACAGGGCTCGGCGCGCTGCCGAAAGCGGCCGCGACGGCAAAGGTCAGGGCGGAGCCGCCCGCCGAGCCGACGGCCACCAACGTCGCCGTGACGCGGCCGACTGTCACCGAGGGGAGGGAGGCGAGCGCCTCGCCGAGGAGCAGCGCGTACCCGGGCGCGACCAAGAGCACGACAGCCGAGAGCAGCGCAGCGGAGGCGATGGGCCCACCCGCCACGGCGCAAGCTGCGGCGAGCAGCGCGGCGGCGAGCACGCCGACCGTCAGGTACGTCGAGGCTCGAACGCCCCGACCGACCACCGCAGAGCAGACGAATCGCCCGACCGCCATGAGTACCCAGAAGGCAGCGGTGCCGAGGGGAGCCGCGCCCGCTCCCACGCCGAAGAGCGTCTGGGTGAACAGGCTC is a window from the Leifsonia sp. AG29 genome containing:
- a CDS encoding alpha/beta fold hydrolase — protein: MTDSPSPVPTVVLVHGAFADAGSWAGVADILLKAGVPVIGPAVPLRGLASDSAYIASVFAQIEGPILPVGHSYGGALISNAAAGNPNVKGLVFVSGFAPEVGEALGEVEGTSRDSALAPALVQRQYPSGDGGATAVELFVDTAQFYRVFAGDLPEDQANVLAATQRPVAAAAFDEKSAAAAWKDLPSWAVVARGDKAAGSDVLLSMAQRAGAELLELEGSHVIMISQPQPVADVIMKALKAVGA
- a CDS encoding MBL fold metallo-hydrolase, with the translated sequence MQLLTEGVYRLQRATGANAYLVDTGDASVVIDTGTSGGASNLVAELRSERGISRVTDIVLTHYDPDHAGSVAVLQRETGARVWMGRRDARILRGEDAPPTRFRRFLARVSKASELPDDLHELPDEGETEIVPGVLVLSGPGHTPGHVIVEARGVVFAGDSVRVSKGRLVQMPGLLTSDKTQALATADLIASRSPRLVCPGHGAPGRIDAVA
- a CDS encoding DUF2207 domain-containing protein — its product is MGLHAQNRRPDKRGVWRTAIIVAVGLVFLLVAGGALFARTASAQTDLANRPGTAASAPTGVDDFTFASFDGDYRLGRDKDGHSTLTTVETLVARFPQVDQNHGIRRRLVEDYDGHPTGLQVVSVTDEKGSPRPYTSDSKDGILSLTIAANDYVHGDQTYVITYRQTNVTRYFPDVGNDEFYWDTNGTGWAQSFDRVTATVHLGRGLADSLRGSPSAYRGVQGSKQAATVERTDDGFRFSADRLGPGENLTFAIGFAPGTFTARADGVFNTGWGYAAAAGLLLSVLGLGGAIFVRVRLLRDTPGRGTIIPEYVPPVEGLLLSADVTGRTKKAVAAETLDLAVSGRVRVLETTGFFKRPSYSLELVSTEASGRQALRDPHPTADELQFLRALFGDSVLPGMTLELGSSHSRVARAISALLKRVHKDATRLGYRAPRPRGAVRATMFTAVGGTVLAVVGSVLCISGVYGGVVPLVILICSILAFVGVVILLSHSPLTSKGTLLREYVEGLRMYIELAEADRIRYLQSPQGAERVPVAVDDPREMLKLTERLLPWAVLFGEEKKWLAELGRFYEQTGQTPSWYSGQTAFNAAVLSQVVSGIASSTAIASSSSSGGTGGGGFSGGGGGGGGGGGV
- a CDS encoding glucosamine-6-phosphate deaminase, coding for MDSLPGPRLVVTDPEDAASATADLLAEVLRRPRPVLGLATGSSVEATYRHLAELVRRDADLRAGARCATGFALDEYVGIDRSSPQSYWATLEAQVAGPLGMPPENLHVPLLDERGDASAYDRAIAEAGGVDLQLLGLGANGHIGFNEPGSSFASVTRRVELDEQTRLDNARFFPSATAVPTEAVTQGIATIMRAKSIVVLAFGLRKARALERALFGPLTPRLPASVLREHQDVTVFADPEAASLLEHRCRSARSQAELVAD
- a CDS encoding DUF308 domain-containing protein; the protein is MDRRPPWVRIVIGALAIALGAAVLFRPTTSLGLLSILIGAGFVLTGVLELARVTREDGPTRFLRPAVAVLWVIAGILVLVYPEVTVRLIAVAVGVGLIVNGVIDVIAVFEKGRKADERAELALLGVAGIIFGVLALAWPDITLLIVAVVFGARLILGGAAEILRAIRRRPSAAKAGGDRRGGWFRVIGAALVLVLAVLAGAVSVALHKASPVVDDFYAAPRDVPSEPGQLIRSEPFTREVPSDATAWRILYTTRNGDGSPDIASGLVVVPKSGSGDWPVIDWDHGTTGYAQQCAPSLAGQPWESGALFLLPQIIGHGWALVATDYIGLGTPSPHPYLVGLPTAHASLDAVRAARQLTDAHLGQKTVVWGHSQGGGAALWTGAVADSYAPDVHLAGVAALAPASNLPALMRHLPDVTGGSIFASYVIGGYASSYPDISVARYVRPGVQTTLDRMKDRCLAEPGALVSVLTALGLSKDPEILSTDPTTGSFGKHLEARTCPRRRSPLRSSSARAPRTGSWCGRPRTNS
- a CDS encoding cupin domain-containing protein, translating into MTTGDASAAPQGPPQDALAGRLKRTELQHEHSSVPGRDIVQVLTEIPAGVESGWHTHPGEEVGYILAGHVEMKIAGREPLLLNAGDHFLMPPGTPHNALDLGPETGMMLSTYFVDPERALASFVAAP
- a CDS encoding WS/DGAT domain-containing protein; this encodes MARRAPSATAVAAVDAANFTLERGQPNVVTVVGLLAPGGFVDREGVPDADRLRAALAGRVSELEALCRRPVQRDREWRWVAASPELARHVRVFDRPARRGSAGASRLEAACAAAVMWPLDRERPLWELLLVPAAQGPNCGLLFRVHHAVADGLLVVDLMEALSDGGAGSRETANDVSRLGAAIDRTAAPQPSRPHRNVRTIVAETAAIFRRSVRSRVLLGPLGASRDIALFEVPLGRLHAGAASRGATVNDAFLTAFGQGIRALLADAGESLPETVPISCPVRLPREEGQGNATGVMLAPVPVAEADVMEALAQVARTTRSEKERARAAGTFEWTSGPRMASLLMRFARTQRAVGAIASDVPGPRRALRFGGAELVHAWPLSLLSANVRVGALCVSYGETLAVSIQTDAEHLPPARVVASAMEAALRAIAE
- a CDS encoding outer membrane protein assembly factor BamB family protein, giving the protein MHRAPREPAGRWRPRLGAGALAAALLLAGCATSAPPAPSTSRASAIPTPTSRPTPTGPAGPVGVPIPGITAWSSYHADQARTGAVGPGASLASLTQAWSADLGGAVYGQPVVADGRVIAATETNRVVALDPATGNVVWSASLGDPLTDVGSVAGCGNIDPLGITSTPAIDTSTGTVFVVGEVASGGGAVHHQLQGFSIVTGQVVLSEPVDPPLPPGEDPVHLLQRASLAVANGRVYISYGGNYGDCGSYHGWVVGVNETGAPDLVSFEAAPDGQGGAIWQGGGAPAIDTAGDLYVSTGNSNPDPAAGGPDPIQNAESVVKLSPDLKPLASFKDRTAGGDDDLGTGNPVLLPGGQLFIAGKTDVGFVLRQSDLSVVGTVGGLCGSDPDGGAAYDPATGHLFVPCRGGGIQLVDLAAARLGPRLPGANGAPIVVGGTVWAVQYPAGTISQFDASTGTLLQRQQIGEAVPNFTSPSTVLGLLLVGTDRGIVAFRGGG